In one Parvibaculum sp. genomic region, the following are encoded:
- a CDS encoding putative quinol monooxygenase produces MIVITGTAKIADENRAAFRPVAERQVRLSRAEAGNVAYGYYEDQMEPGRFFFYEEWKDRAAVDFHFAQAYCHEFMEAARALAETPPEISIREVMVKEG; encoded by the coding sequence ATGATCGTCATTACCGGCACGGCGAAGATCGCCGATGAAAACCGCGCCGCCTTCCGGCCCGTCGCCGAACGCCAGGTGCGGCTCTCGCGCGCCGAAGCCGGCAACGTCGCTTACGGCTATTACGAGGACCAGATGGAGCCGGGGCGCTTTTTCTTCTACGAGGAGTGGAAGGACCGCGCCGCGGTCGACTTCCATTTCGCGCAGGCCTATTGCCATGAATTCATGGAAGCGGCCCGCGCGCTCGCCGAAACGCCGCCGGAAATTTCGATCCGTGAAGTCATGGTGAAGGAAGGGTGA
- a CDS encoding succinate dehydrogenase iron-sulfur subunit — protein sequence MVQLTLPKNSKVHEGETFKAAPGAKNVKRFRVYRWSPDDTANPRIDTYEVDLDQCGPMVLDALIKIKNETDQTLTFRRSCREGICGSCAMNIDGENTLACTKGIGEVKGDVRIYPLPHMPVIKDLVPDLTNFYAQHAFIEPWLQTKSAEPEKEWRQSHADREKLDGLYECILCACCSTSCPSYWWNGDRYLGPAALLQAYRWLIDSRDEATGERLDDLEDPFRLYRCHTIMNCAKACPKGLNPAKAIAEIKKMMVERQS from the coding sequence ATGGTTCAACTCACGCTGCCGAAAAATTCCAAGGTCCATGAAGGCGAGACCTTCAAGGCCGCACCGGGCGCCAAAAACGTCAAGCGCTTCCGCGTCTATCGCTGGTCGCCGGACGACACGGCCAATCCGCGCATCGACACTTACGAAGTCGATCTCGACCAATGCGGGCCGATGGTTCTCGACGCGCTGATCAAGATCAAGAACGAGACCGACCAGACGCTGACCTTTCGCCGTTCCTGCCGCGAGGGCATTTGCGGTTCCTGCGCGATGAATATCGACGGCGAAAACACGCTTGCCTGCACCAAGGGCATCGGCGAGGTGAAGGGCGACGTCAGGATCTATCCATTGCCGCACATGCCGGTGATCAAGGACCTGGTGCCCGACCTCACCAATTTCTACGCGCAGCACGCCTTCATCGAGCCATGGCTGCAGACGAAATCGGCCGAGCCCGAAAAGGAATGGCGCCAGAGCCACGCCGACCGCGAAAAGCTCGACGGGCTTTACGAGTGCATTCTCTGCGCCTGCTGCTCGACATCCTGTCCGTCCTACTGGTGGAACGGCGACCGCTATCTCGGCCCCGCCGCGCTCCTGCAGGCCTATCGCTGGCTGATCGACAGCCGCGACGAAGCGACCGGCGAACGTCTCGACGACCTCGAAGACCCGTTCCGGCTCTACCGCTGCCACACGATCATGAACTGCGCCAAGGCCTGCCCCAAGGGCCTCAACCCCGCCAAAGCCATCGCCGAGATCAAGAAGATGATGGTCGAGCGGCAGAGCTGA